Proteins encoded within one genomic window of Catharus ustulatus isolate bCatUst1 chromosome 10, bCatUst1.pri.v2, whole genome shotgun sequence:
- the ZBTB38 gene encoding zinc finger and BTB domain-containing protein 38 isoform X2, with protein sequence MTVMSHSKDLKDDFHSDTVLSILNEQRIRGILCDVTIIVEDTKFKAHSNVLAASSLYFKNIFWSRTICISGHVLELDDLKAEVFTEILNYIYSSTVVVKRQETVTDLAAAGKKLGISFLEDLTDVNFSSSPCPYSYCVNEKGTVKEERHEKRHEDSAVTNGPRITNAFSIFETESNLFSPLDLRASFKKVSETIQAPNIGLDRSDVCKDAEPASTLAEHSYAVSSGGDTSQGAPFVDQEISPSYQVGEDRCENHQATPVIQQGKQAGSTPKSAFKPQGTGLAVAKVPASTVSTAEAQHEAVTDQTITSLPKSQNKAGDLHLSREEENASAKVSASGATVAPPVYSCNCCAKSFNDRVLLTAHLQLHSEHQETFICKYCSKQFANLNVLESHKRVCMRSSNLPSHNGNEQNFAGNCTATEGQNGSSCANTEPLLSENSTTDCSNANCTLPETDHLVKVVDGQVLYTCVVCKRSYVTLSSLRRHANVHSWRRTYPCHYCNKVFALAEYRTRHEIWHTGERRYQCIFCLETFMTYYILKNHQKSFHAIDHRLSVNKKTANGGLKPSMYPYKLYRLLPMKCRRLPYKSYRNSSYENVPTSTQANETASTNCFIPSSLSSELPPLNFQHGIVSNNRPLALDRSSCNDTASSTNTQNSSSWGVGILNSELQRDFFPAEKRVSTSANDSGDCSVVSSANGNENSTSVISYSSSAPSVIMHSSRVSSVIMHSKTVTSIEKTKAESSNNLPSQSVSDDCKYGSDNYGKCNTKSKTIKEKKKTPLYNRTEAAEDMQHMTGSGGSCSKTTNTVQESSKTETYIAKPALPGTSADSNVAPLCQITVKIGNEAIVKRHILGSKLFCKRGRKSKHESKQDNLIEEPEMEVKDKSPSRLYSSECLEMTEMCDDVSDQDSSDKPWRPYYNYKPKKKSKQLRKMKKTKWRKKHGSKNTGVESHNTCNREYALRNAPEEKVVSQEENTEMPNLHCELCERDQSSTAEAQEHVHWHVAASKPYICELCQKQFQSPSTLKMHMRCHTGEKPYTCKTCGKCFSLPGNLQKHERIHLGVKDFVCQYCNKAFTLNETLKIHERIHTGEKRYHCQFCFQSFLYLSTKRNHEQRHVREHNGKGYACFQCPKICKTAAALGMHQKKHLFKSSGAQDRKEQFCNESTKLLENPHFLGSGGSEVKNTQNVTPEVTL encoded by the coding sequence ATGACAGTCATGTCCCATTCAAAGGATCTCAAGGACGACTTCCACAGTGACACTGtactttccattttaaatgaGCAGCGCATTCGGGGTATTTTGTGTGATGTCACCATAATCGTGGAGGACACCAAATTTAAAGCCCATAGTAATGTGCTGGCAGCTTCAAGCctttactttaaaaacattttttggaGTCGTACTATCTGTATTTCAGGTCACGTACTGGAGTTAGATGATCTCAAAGCTGAAGTGTTTACAGAGATACTGAATTACATCTACAGTTCCACAGTAGTTGTTAAGAGGCAGGAAACTGTAACGGACcttgcagctgcagggaaaaaacTGGGAATATCATTTCTAGAAGATCTTACGGATGTGAATTTTTCAAGTTCCCCTTGTCCGTATTCATACTGTGTTAATGAAAAAGGGACCGTCAAAGAGGAAAGACATGAAAAGCGACATGAAGATTCTGCTGTGACAAATGGACCACGAATTACAAATGCATTCTCaatttttgaaacagaaagcaaTTTGTTTTCTCCCCTTGATTTGAGGGCCAGCTTTAAAAAGGTATCTGAGACGATACAAGCTCCTAACATTGGCCTTGACAGAAGTGATGTGTGCAAAGATGCTGAGCCAGCCAGTACTTTGGCTGAACACTCCTATGCAGTTTCTTCTGGGGGAGATACTTCACAAGGAGCACCTTTTGTTGACCAGGAGATCAGCCCTTCATACCAGGTGGGTGAGGACCGCTGTGAAAATCACCAAGCCACTCCAGTCattcagcagggaaaacaagCAGGTAGTACTCCTAAGTCAGCCTTTAAGCCCCAGGGTACTGGTTTGGCTGTAGCAAAAGTACCTGCTTCTACTGTAAGCACTGCAGAAGCCCAGCATGAAGCAGTTACTGATCAGACAATTACTTCCTTACCAAAATCTCAGAATAAAGCAGGAGATTTGCATCTAtccagagaagaggaaaacGCTTCTGCTAAGGTCTCTGCATCTGGGGCGACTGTCGCTCCACCTGTTTACAGTTGTAACTGTTGTGCAAAATCATTCAATGACCGGGTGTTACTCACTGCTCACCTTCAGCTCCATTCAGAGCATCAGGAAACTTTCATATGCAAATACTGCAGCAAACAATTTGCGAATCTAAATGTACTGGAAAGTCACAAACGAGTCTGCATGAGATCAAGTAACTTACCGTCTCACAATGGAAATGAACAAAATTTTGCCGGTAACTGTACTGCTACAGAGGGACAGAACGGAAGTTCCTGTGCGAACACAGAGCCTCTGTTGTCTGAGAACAGTACCACTGATTGTTCTAATGCAAACTGCACTTTACCAGAAACGGATCATTTGGTTAAAGTCGTTGATGGGCAGGTATTATACACTTGTGTTGTCTGCAAGCGTAGTTATGTCACATTGTCCAGCCTTCGAAGACATGCAAATGTGCATTCCTGGAGAAGAACATACCCTTGTCACTACTGCAATAAAGTCTTTGCGTTAGCCGAGTATCGCACCAGACATGAGATCTGGCACACTGGAGAAAGGCGCTACCAGTGCATTTTCTGTCTGGAGACCTTCATGACTTACTATATACTGAAAAATCACCAGAAGTCTTTCCATGCAATTGACCATCGCCTGTCAGTAAATAAAAAGACAGCCAATGGGGGTTTAAAACCAAGTATGTACCCATACAAACTGTATCGACTCTTACCTATGAAGTGCAGGCGACTGCCTTATAAATCCTATCGGAATTCTTCCTATGAAAATGTTCCAACAAGTACCCAGGCTAATGAAACTGCTTCTACTAACTGTTTCATTCCAAGTTCTCTTAGCTCTGAGTTACCACCGCTGAATTTTCAACATGGTATAGTGTCAAATAACAGACCTCTGGCCTTGGATAGATCTTCATGTAATGATACAGCATCTTCCACAAATACTCAGAATTCCTCTTCCTGGGGAGTAGGCATTTTAAATTCTGAACTGCAGAGGGActttttcccagctgaaaaaAGAGTTTCCACTTCTGCAAATGACTCAGGTGATTGCTCAGTTGTGTCTTCAGCTAATGGGAATGAAAATTCAACCTCTGTCATCAGTTACAGCAGCTCTGCGCCCTCTGTTATAATGCACAGTAGCAGAGTTTCATCAGTAATAATGCACAGTAAAACAGTCACTTCCATAGAAAAGACTAAGGCAGAATCTTCCAATAACCTACCCAGTCAGTCAGTAAGTGATGACTGTAAGTATGGGTCGGATAATTATGGGAAGTGCAATACAAAATCAAAAACtattaaggagaaaaagaaaacaccactGTACAACAGAACAGAAGCAGCTGAGGATATGCAGCACATGACAGGATCTGGAGGTTCATGTAGCAAAACTACGAATACTGTCCAAGAGTCCAGTAAAACTGAAACATACATTGCAAAGCCTGCCTTGCCTGGAACATCTGCTGACAGCAACGTTGCACCTCTTTGTCAGATAACAGTAAAAATTGGTAATGAAGCTATTGTAAAAAGACATATATTAGGATCCAAATTGTTTTGTAAAAGGGGCCGAAAATCCAAACATGAGTCCAAACAGGACAATCTCATTGAAGAACCAGAAATGGAGGTCAAAGATAAAAGCCCATCTAGACTCTACAGCTCAGAATGCCTGGAGATGACAGAAATGTGTGATGATGTTAGTGACCAGGATTCCAGTGATAAACCCTGGAGACCTTACTATAAttacaaaccaaaaaagaaatccaaacagctaagaaaaatgaaaaagaccAAGTGGAGGAAAAAACATGGAAGCAAGAACACCGGTGTGGAAAGCCACAACACATGCAATCGAGAGTATGCACTCAGGAATGCTCCCGAGGAAAAGGTGGTCAGCCAGGAGGAGAACACAGAAATGCCTAATCTTCATTGTGAGCTCTGTGAAAGAGACCAGTCTTCCACAGCTGAAGCTCAAGAACACGTACACTGGCATGTAGCTGCTTCAAAGCCTTACATCTGTGAGTTATGCCAAAAACAATTTCAAAGTCCATccactttaaaaatgcatatgaGGTGTCACACTGGGGAAAAGCCCTACACTTGCAAAACCTGTGGTAAATGTTTCTCACTTCCTGGAAATCTACAGAAGCACGAACGTATTCACCTGGGTGTCAAAGATTTTGTCTGCCAATATTGTAATAAGGCATTCACTTTAAATGAAACACTCAAAATACATGAAAGAATTCATACTGGAGAAAAACGCTACCACTGtcagttttgctttcagagCTTCTTGTATCTTTCTACCAAAAGGAACCATGAGCAAAGGCACGTACGTGAACATAATGGAAAAGGATATGCTTGCTTTCAGTGCCCCAAAATTTGCAagactgcagctgctctgggaatgcacCAGAAGAAACATCTATTCAAAAGTTCAGGTGCACAAGATAGAAAAGAACAGTTTTGCAATGAAAGCACTAAACTTTTGGAAAATCCACATTTCCTTGGCTCAGGAGGAAGTGAAgtgaaaaatacacaaaatgtaACTCCAGAAGTTACACTCTGA
- the ZBTB38 gene encoding zinc finger and BTB domain-containing protein 38 isoform X1 codes for MQMTVMSHSKDLKDDFHSDTVLSILNEQRIRGILCDVTIIVEDTKFKAHSNVLAASSLYFKNIFWSRTICISGHVLELDDLKAEVFTEILNYIYSSTVVVKRQETVTDLAAAGKKLGISFLEDLTDVNFSSSPCPYSYCVNEKGTVKEERHEKRHEDSAVTNGPRITNAFSIFETESNLFSPLDLRASFKKVSETIQAPNIGLDRSDVCKDAEPASTLAEHSYAVSSGGDTSQGAPFVDQEISPSYQVGEDRCENHQATPVIQQGKQAGSTPKSAFKPQGTGLAVAKVPASTVSTAEAQHEAVTDQTITSLPKSQNKAGDLHLSREEENASAKVSASGATVAPPVYSCNCCAKSFNDRVLLTAHLQLHSEHQETFICKYCSKQFANLNVLESHKRVCMRSSNLPSHNGNEQNFAGNCTATEGQNGSSCANTEPLLSENSTTDCSNANCTLPETDHLVKVVDGQVLYTCVVCKRSYVTLSSLRRHANVHSWRRTYPCHYCNKVFALAEYRTRHEIWHTGERRYQCIFCLETFMTYYILKNHQKSFHAIDHRLSVNKKTANGGLKPSMYPYKLYRLLPMKCRRLPYKSYRNSSYENVPTSTQANETASTNCFIPSSLSSELPPLNFQHGIVSNNRPLALDRSSCNDTASSTNTQNSSSWGVGILNSELQRDFFPAEKRVSTSANDSGDCSVVSSANGNENSTSVISYSSSAPSVIMHSSRVSSVIMHSKTVTSIEKTKAESSNNLPSQSVSDDCKYGSDNYGKCNTKSKTIKEKKKTPLYNRTEAAEDMQHMTGSGGSCSKTTNTVQESSKTETYIAKPALPGTSADSNVAPLCQITVKIGNEAIVKRHILGSKLFCKRGRKSKHESKQDNLIEEPEMEVKDKSPSRLYSSECLEMTEMCDDVSDQDSSDKPWRPYYNYKPKKKSKQLRKMKKTKWRKKHGSKNTGVESHNTCNREYALRNAPEEKVVSQEENTEMPNLHCELCERDQSSTAEAQEHVHWHVAASKPYICELCQKQFQSPSTLKMHMRCHTGEKPYTCKTCGKCFSLPGNLQKHERIHLGVKDFVCQYCNKAFTLNETLKIHERIHTGEKRYHCQFCFQSFLYLSTKRNHEQRHVREHNGKGYACFQCPKICKTAAALGMHQKKHLFKSSGAQDRKEQFCNESTKLLENPHFLGSGGSEVKNTQNVTPEVTL; via the exons ATGCAG ATGACAGTCATGTCCCATTCAAAGGATCTCAAGGACGACTTCCACAGTGACACTGtactttccattttaaatgaGCAGCGCATTCGGGGTATTTTGTGTGATGTCACCATAATCGTGGAGGACACCAAATTTAAAGCCCATAGTAATGTGCTGGCAGCTTCAAGCctttactttaaaaacattttttggaGTCGTACTATCTGTATTTCAGGTCACGTACTGGAGTTAGATGATCTCAAAGCTGAAGTGTTTACAGAGATACTGAATTACATCTACAGTTCCACAGTAGTTGTTAAGAGGCAGGAAACTGTAACGGACcttgcagctgcagggaaaaaacTGGGAATATCATTTCTAGAAGATCTTACGGATGTGAATTTTTCAAGTTCCCCTTGTCCGTATTCATACTGTGTTAATGAAAAAGGGACCGTCAAAGAGGAAAGACATGAAAAGCGACATGAAGATTCTGCTGTGACAAATGGACCACGAATTACAAATGCATTCTCaatttttgaaacagaaagcaaTTTGTTTTCTCCCCTTGATTTGAGGGCCAGCTTTAAAAAGGTATCTGAGACGATACAAGCTCCTAACATTGGCCTTGACAGAAGTGATGTGTGCAAAGATGCTGAGCCAGCCAGTACTTTGGCTGAACACTCCTATGCAGTTTCTTCTGGGGGAGATACTTCACAAGGAGCACCTTTTGTTGACCAGGAGATCAGCCCTTCATACCAGGTGGGTGAGGACCGCTGTGAAAATCACCAAGCCACTCCAGTCattcagcagggaaaacaagCAGGTAGTACTCCTAAGTCAGCCTTTAAGCCCCAGGGTACTGGTTTGGCTGTAGCAAAAGTACCTGCTTCTACTGTAAGCACTGCAGAAGCCCAGCATGAAGCAGTTACTGATCAGACAATTACTTCCTTACCAAAATCTCAGAATAAAGCAGGAGATTTGCATCTAtccagagaagaggaaaacGCTTCTGCTAAGGTCTCTGCATCTGGGGCGACTGTCGCTCCACCTGTTTACAGTTGTAACTGTTGTGCAAAATCATTCAATGACCGGGTGTTACTCACTGCTCACCTTCAGCTCCATTCAGAGCATCAGGAAACTTTCATATGCAAATACTGCAGCAAACAATTTGCGAATCTAAATGTACTGGAAAGTCACAAACGAGTCTGCATGAGATCAAGTAACTTACCGTCTCACAATGGAAATGAACAAAATTTTGCCGGTAACTGTACTGCTACAGAGGGACAGAACGGAAGTTCCTGTGCGAACACAGAGCCTCTGTTGTCTGAGAACAGTACCACTGATTGTTCTAATGCAAACTGCACTTTACCAGAAACGGATCATTTGGTTAAAGTCGTTGATGGGCAGGTATTATACACTTGTGTTGTCTGCAAGCGTAGTTATGTCACATTGTCCAGCCTTCGAAGACATGCAAATGTGCATTCCTGGAGAAGAACATACCCTTGTCACTACTGCAATAAAGTCTTTGCGTTAGCCGAGTATCGCACCAGACATGAGATCTGGCACACTGGAGAAAGGCGCTACCAGTGCATTTTCTGTCTGGAGACCTTCATGACTTACTATATACTGAAAAATCACCAGAAGTCTTTCCATGCAATTGACCATCGCCTGTCAGTAAATAAAAAGACAGCCAATGGGGGTTTAAAACCAAGTATGTACCCATACAAACTGTATCGACTCTTACCTATGAAGTGCAGGCGACTGCCTTATAAATCCTATCGGAATTCTTCCTATGAAAATGTTCCAACAAGTACCCAGGCTAATGAAACTGCTTCTACTAACTGTTTCATTCCAAGTTCTCTTAGCTCTGAGTTACCACCGCTGAATTTTCAACATGGTATAGTGTCAAATAACAGACCTCTGGCCTTGGATAGATCTTCATGTAATGATACAGCATCTTCCACAAATACTCAGAATTCCTCTTCCTGGGGAGTAGGCATTTTAAATTCTGAACTGCAGAGGGActttttcccagctgaaaaaAGAGTTTCCACTTCTGCAAATGACTCAGGTGATTGCTCAGTTGTGTCTTCAGCTAATGGGAATGAAAATTCAACCTCTGTCATCAGTTACAGCAGCTCTGCGCCCTCTGTTATAATGCACAGTAGCAGAGTTTCATCAGTAATAATGCACAGTAAAACAGTCACTTCCATAGAAAAGACTAAGGCAGAATCTTCCAATAACCTACCCAGTCAGTCAGTAAGTGATGACTGTAAGTATGGGTCGGATAATTATGGGAAGTGCAATACAAAATCAAAAACtattaaggagaaaaagaaaacaccactGTACAACAGAACAGAAGCAGCTGAGGATATGCAGCACATGACAGGATCTGGAGGTTCATGTAGCAAAACTACGAATACTGTCCAAGAGTCCAGTAAAACTGAAACATACATTGCAAAGCCTGCCTTGCCTGGAACATCTGCTGACAGCAACGTTGCACCTCTTTGTCAGATAACAGTAAAAATTGGTAATGAAGCTATTGTAAAAAGACATATATTAGGATCCAAATTGTTTTGTAAAAGGGGCCGAAAATCCAAACATGAGTCCAAACAGGACAATCTCATTGAAGAACCAGAAATGGAGGTCAAAGATAAAAGCCCATCTAGACTCTACAGCTCAGAATGCCTGGAGATGACAGAAATGTGTGATGATGTTAGTGACCAGGATTCCAGTGATAAACCCTGGAGACCTTACTATAAttacaaaccaaaaaagaaatccaaacagctaagaaaaatgaaaaagaccAAGTGGAGGAAAAAACATGGAAGCAAGAACACCGGTGTGGAAAGCCACAACACATGCAATCGAGAGTATGCACTCAGGAATGCTCCCGAGGAAAAGGTGGTCAGCCAGGAGGAGAACACAGAAATGCCTAATCTTCATTGTGAGCTCTGTGAAAGAGACCAGTCTTCCACAGCTGAAGCTCAAGAACACGTACACTGGCATGTAGCTGCTTCAAAGCCTTACATCTGTGAGTTATGCCAAAAACAATTTCAAAGTCCATccactttaaaaatgcatatgaGGTGTCACACTGGGGAAAAGCCCTACACTTGCAAAACCTGTGGTAAATGTTTCTCACTTCCTGGAAATCTACAGAAGCACGAACGTATTCACCTGGGTGTCAAAGATTTTGTCTGCCAATATTGTAATAAGGCATTCACTTTAAATGAAACACTCAAAATACATGAAAGAATTCATACTGGAGAAAAACGCTACCACTGtcagttttgctttcagagCTTCTTGTATCTTTCTACCAAAAGGAACCATGAGCAAAGGCACGTACGTGAACATAATGGAAAAGGATATGCTTGCTTTCAGTGCCCCAAAATTTGCAagactgcagctgctctgggaatgcacCAGAAGAAACATCTATTCAAAAGTTCAGGTGCACAAGATAGAAAAGAACAGTTTTGCAATGAAAGCACTAAACTTTTGGAAAATCCACATTTCCTTGGCTCAGGAGGAAGTGAAgtgaaaaatacacaaaatgtaACTCCAGAAGTTACACTCTGA